TGGGGAATATTGCACAATGGGCGAAAGCCTGATGCAGCAACGCCGCGTGAGCGATGAAGGCCTTCGGGTCGTAAAGCTCTGTCCTCAAGGAAGATAATGACGGTACTTGAGGAGGAAGCCCCGGCTAACTACGTGCCAGCAGCCGCGGTAATACGTAGGGGGCTAGCGTTATCCGGAATTACTGGGCGTAAAGGGTGCGTAGGTGGTTTCTTAAGTCAGAAGTGAAAGGCTACGGCTCAACCGTAGTAAGCTTTTGAAACTAAGAGACTTGAGTGCAGGAGAGGAGAGTAGAATTCCTAGTGTAGCGGTGAAATGCGTAGATATTAGGAGGAATACCAGTTGCGAAGGCGGCTCTCTGGACTGTAACTGACACTGAGGCACGAAAGCGTGGGGAGCAAACAGGATTAGATACCCTGGTAGTCCACGCCGTAAACGATGAGTACTAGCTGTCGGGGGTTACCCCCCTCGGTGGCGCAGCTAACGCATTAAGTACTCCGCCTGGGAAGTACGCTCGCAAGAGTGAAACTCAAAGGAATTGACGGGGACCCGCACAAGTAGCGGAGCATGTGGTTTAATTCGAAGCAACGCGAAGAACCTTACCTAAGCTTGACATCCTTTTGACCTCTCCCTAATCGGAGATTTCCCTTCGGGGACAGAAGTGACAGGTGGTGCATGGTTGTCGTCAGCTCGTGTCGTGAGATGTTGGGTTAAGTCCCGCAACGAGCGCAACCCTTGCCTTTAGTTGCCAGCATTAAGTTGGGCACTCTAGAGGGACTGCCAGGGATAACCTGGAGGAAGGTGGGGATGACGTCAAATCATCATGCCCCTTATGCTTAGGGCTACACACGTGCTACAATGGGTGGTACAGAGGGCGGCCAAGTCGTGAGGCGGAGCTAATCCCTTAAAGCCATTCTCAGTTCGGATTGTAGGCTGAAACTCGCCTACATGAAGCTGGAGTTACTAGTAATCGCAGATCAGAATGCTGCGGTGAATGCGTTCCCGGGTCTTGTACACACCGCCCGTCACACCACGGGAGTTGGAGGCGCCCGAAGCCGGATAGCTAACCTTTTGGAAGCGTCCGTCGAAGGTGAAGCCAATAACTGGGGTGAAGTCGTAACAAGGTAGCCGTATCGGAAGGTGCGGCTGGATCACCTCCTTTCTAAGGAGAATTACCTACTGTTTAATTTTGAGGGTTTTTATTTTTTTTTGTAAAAAAGTAAAAAAACTTATTGACATATGAGGTTAAATGTATTAAAATATCGTGTGTCGGAAAAATGGGGGTGTAGCTCAGCTGGGAGAGCACTTGCCTTGCACGCAAGGGGTCAGGAGTTCGATCCTCCTCATCTCCACCATTAGTACTTTAAGCAACGTAATAAGTTGAGCATATGCGAAAATTGTTCGTTGGCGATGTACTTTAGTACTTTGAAAACTGTATAACATTTAGTGATATGACATCATTTTATATATGAAGAAGATAACTTCTAAAAATATCATCGACAAAAAAAGTCTTTAAAATTACAACTTTAAGCACTGGAATAAACCGAGTGAATACAAAGTTTGTTCAGTAGCGATAACTTTTAATAACTGGTCAAGTTATTAAGGGTGCAGGGCGGATGCCTTGGCACTAGGAGCCGATGAAGGACGTGATAAGCTGCGATAAGCTTCGGGGAGTTGCACGTAAACTTTGATCCGAAGATTTCCGAATGAGGAAACTCACTTAGAGTAATGTCTAAGTATTGTTAAGTGAATACATAGCTTAATAAGGGGAACCTGGGGAACTGAAACATCTAAGTACCTGGAGGAAAAGAAAGAAATTCGATTCCGTAAGTAGCGGCGAGCGAACGCGGATAAGGCCAAACCAATGAAGTTTTCTTCGTTGGGGTTGCGGACATGCAACATGGATGCACTATCGTAAATGAAGAGAGTTGGAAAGCTCCGCCATAGAAGGTAATAGCCCTGTAATTGAAACGAGAAAGCTACTAGCATGATCCAGAGTACCACGGGACACGTGAAACCCTGTGGGAAGCAGGAGGGACCATCCTCCAAGCCTAAATACTACCTAGTGACCGATAGCGCATAGTACCGTGAGGGAAAGGTGAAAAGAACCCCGGGAGGGGAGTGAAATAGAACCTGAAACCCTGCACTTACAAGCTGTGGGAGCACATTTCTTGTGTGACCGCGTACTTTTTGTAGAACGGGCCAACGAGTTACGTTAAGTAGCAAGGTTAAGCACTTCAGGTGTGGAGCCGTAGCGAAAGCGAGTCTTAAATGGGCGACCTAAGTTACTTGACGTAGACCCGAAACCGGGCGACCTATCCATGAGCAGGTTGAAGCGAAAGTAAAATTTCGTGGAGGACCGAACCCACGAGCGTTGAAAAGCTCGGGGATGACTTGTGGATAGCGGTGAAATTCCAATCGAGCCCGGAGATAGCTGGTTCTCCCCGAAATAGCTTTAGGGCTAGCCTCAAGCGTAGAGAAACGGAGGTAGAGCACTGAATGTCCTAGGGGGTATTGCACTTACCGAAGACTATCAAACTCCGAATGCCGTTTTCTTTTACTTGGGAGTCAGACTGTGGGTGATAAGATTCATAGTCAAGAGGGCAACAGCCCAGATCGTCAGCTAAGGTCCCTAAATGTACGTTAAGTGGTAAAGGATGTGGGATTGCACAGACAACCAGGATGTTGGCTTAGAAGCAGCCACTCATTTAAAGAGTGCGTAATAGCTCACTGGTCGAGTGATCCTGCGCCGAAAATTTCCGGGGCTAAAACGTACTACCGAAGCTACGGCATCATTATGATGGGTAGGGGAGCTTCGTATGCAGGCTGAAGCATGACCGTAAGGACATGTGGACAGTATACGAGTGAGAATGTTGGCATGAGTAGCGAGACGTGGGTGAGAATCCCACGGGCCGTAAACCCAAGGTTTCCAGGGGAAGGTTCGTCCGCCCTGGGTTAGTCGGGACCTAAGCCGAGGCCGAAAGGCGTAGGTGATGGACAACAGGTTGATATTCCTGTACCGCCAATAAGCGTTTGAGAAATGGGATGACACAGTAGGATAAGCTAACCACACTGTTGGTTATGTGTGGCTAAGTACTGAGGCAGTCTAGATAGGCAAATCCGTCTAGATAATGCTGGGGTACGATGGGGAGCGAAATTTAGTAGCGAAGTAGCTGATTTCACACTGTCGAGAAAAGTCTCTATCGAGTTTAAAGGCGCCCGTACCGTAAACCGACACAGGTGGGTGAGGAGAGTATCCTAAGGCCAGCGAGAGAACTATTGTTAAGGAACTCGGCAAAATGACCCCGTAACTTAGGGAGAAGGGGTGCCATCCTTTGGATGGCCGCAGAGAATAGGCCCAAGCGACTGTTTACCAAAAACACAGGTTTCTGCTAAGTCGCAAGACGATGTATAGGAGCTGACGCCTGCCCGGTGCTGGAAGGTTAAGGGGATCTGTCAGGAGCAATCCGAAGCAGTGAACTTAAGCCCCAGTAAACGGCGGCCGTAACTATAACGGTCCTAAGGTAGCGAAATTCCTTGTCGGGTAAGTTCCGACCCGCACGAAAGGCGTAACGATTTGGGCACTGTCTCAACAATAGACTCGGTGAAATTGTAATCCCGGTGAAGATGCCGGGTACCTGCGACAGGACGGAAAGACCCCATGGAGCTTTACTGTAGCTTGACGTTGGGTCTTGGTACTACATGTACAGGATAGGTGGGAGACTATGAAGCATGAACGCCAGTTTGTGTGGAGTCATCCTTGGGATACCACCCTTGTAGTACTGGGATCCTAACCATAGGCCTTGAATCAGGTCTTGGGACACCGTCAGGTGGGCAGTTTGACTGGGGCGGTCGCCTCCTAAAAAGTAACGGAGGCGCTCAAAGGTTTCCTCAGCACGGTCGGAAATCGTGCGAAGAGTGCAAAGGCAAAAGGAAGCTTGATTGCAAGACATACAGGTCGAGCAAGGACGAAAGTCGGACTTAGTGATCCGGTGGTACCGCATGGAAGGGCCATCGCTCAACGGATAAAAGCTACCCTGGGGATAACAGGCTTATCTCCCCCAAGAGTCCACATCGACGGGGAGGTTTGGCACCTCGATGTCGGCTCATCACATCCTGGGGCTGTAGTAGGTCCCAAGGGTTGGGCTGTTCGCCCATTAAAGTGGTACGCGAGCTGGGTTCAGAACGTCGTGAGACAGTTCGGTCCCTATCCGTCGCAGGCGTAGGAAATTTGAGGAGACCTGTCCTTAGTACGAGAGGACCGGGATGGACGTACCTCTGGTGTACCAGTTGTTCTGCCAAGGGCATGGCTGGGTAGCTATGTACGGAATGGATAAGCGCTGAAAGCATCTAAGCGCGAAGCCAACTTCAAGATAAGATTTCCCACCGTAAGGGTAAGACCCCAGGAAGACTACCTGGTTGATAGGTCGAAGGTGTAAGTGCAGTAATGTATTTAGCTTATCGATACTAATAGGTCGAGGACTTGACCAAAATAAACCTAAAGGTTTATATCGCCAACCAAATCATTATTATATATTTAATAAGGTAGATTTCGGTTGCTAAAATAAATGATTCAATCTAAATGGTATACAGTTTTCAGAGTATTAACTCTAAAAATAAAGATTATGTGGTTATTATAGCAAAGAGGATACACCTGTTCCCATTCCGAACACAGAAGTTAAGCTCTTTAGCGCTGATGGTACTTGGGGGGCGACCCCCTGGGAGAGTAAGACGTAGCCACGTAATCTTTTTTTATTGCAAATTTTGATAAATATAATTTCAATCACCTTTTTCCTTTGATTAAAATATAATAAAATAAAGGAATTTGGGGTGAGCACATGCAAAAAGCATTTAATGTAGGAGAAAGATTATTCTTTGACGTATTAATTATATGCCTTATTTCATTTGTATATTTTAAAATGGTTCCTATGAATAATATAACACTTTTTATAGGGAGTATAATTTGTTTAATATACTTTGGAATAAATTTTTATATGGGATATAAAAATAATTTAAAAGCATCAGAAGCATTAATTGTTGGAATTATGGGGTGTGGAGTAGGTATATTTCTATCCTTTTTTGCAATCTATGTGCAAGTTGTGTTAAACTGTCCAAATACTGCAGTTTGGATCTTAATGCCGTATTTTATTTCAACAACACCAATTATTGATTTTTTTTATAAAGATATAACTATTTTATATGCATTTCAAATAATGTTAATTAATATATTATTGGTTATATCTGGATCATTAATTAAAAATATACTGAATAGATTAATCAATAAGTCTTAATACTTATAATAAGGTATAAAACTAGGTATTAAGAATGGGTTGGTGATTATATGTATGAAGTACAAATGAGATATATGGATTTTGAAATCAATAAAGGTCCTTTTAGTTTTAGATGTGAAAAATTTAATATAATAAATAACTATTATAGATTTGAAAATATATTTATTGATGATTTTATAATAAGTTATTTAGAAGTTAATAATGAAGATATAGCTTTGATAAAAATAAATTAAGCAGCCCTAAAGGGCTGCATTTTTGTATTAAAAAATCAATAAAATTATTATGGTATAATCATAATAAGGGCATCAATAAATATATAGCAATTAAATTCGCATATAATAATTTTATATTTATAAATACATATAAATTGAAGTAGAAAGGGTAAATATGAAAAAATTATTTAATGAAACAAATAACAAAAACAAGTTTTCTAAAGTTTTAAAATTATATCAACAATTATTAATAGACAGTAACTTTAGATCTAAAAATATAATGCTTTTGGTACCTAATAATGCAACAAAATTAAATTATGAAAGTAAAATCCATTTTGAGTTTAGTGAAGAGTTAAATGTAACTACATATATTAGTTTTGTAAAAAAAGAGCTAATTAAATTTTGGCCAATAATTACTAACAAGTGTAATAAAATAAAAAAAGAAGTAGTATCGCCTACATTTATATCAAGTAGTTTAACTGACTATATACTAAACAATAAGATAAAGCAAAAAAGAAATTTAGAAGGATATTTTGAAGACTTAACTTGTACAAATAAAAATATATCAATGAGTATAAGTACTAATATAAATAAAGCAGCTTTAAGTTTAATAGATTTCAATACAATAGGAGAAAAAATTTATTTATCAAAGAAAAATAGAGATAGTATAATGAAATTTTCCTATAGTCAAATGAATGAAATAATAAATTATTATATAGATACTTTGCTACAAAGTGCAATGCTAGATAATTCTTTGAGTATTTATTTATATAATAAATATCTTTTACAAAATGAATCATATATAGAATATTTAAAATTACAAATCGAATATTTAGTAGTAGAAAGTTTAGAAAGTTGCTCTACAGCAGAAGTAGATTTTGTAAATTTAGTTCAAGGTTATTCAGAAAATACTTATTTATTCTTTAATAAAACAAGAGATTATTCTGTTTTTAATAATATAGACATGGAGTATATACAAGAGAAACTAATAAATAAATATAAAGAAGATATGGATATAGTAAAACATAGTATAGAAATTGAGGATTTATTCTCACTAGATGCTAAATTAGAATTAAATGATTCGAGTCAATTATATGGTGAGATGATAGATGAAGTATCGAATAAGATTATAAATCTTTATGAAAAAGGTATAGATTTGAATGATATAGCTATTATATCTCCTATAAATAATACTATATTAGATTATCAAATAACCAATAAATTAAAAGATAACAACATAGATGTATTTAATGTAAAGAAAGACAGAAAAATAATTGATTATCCATACTCTAATGCTCTTTTAGTAGCAACTTGTATTTTCTATGAATACACGCAATATATAAAGGAAGAAGAGTATATAAGTTTTATAGAAATACTTTTAAATGTAAATAGAGTAAAAGCATTTAAAATATATAAAAACAAAGAAGAAAATGAAGATCTAAAGGAACTTTTAGATTATATAGAAAATAAAAAAGCTAAAGTATTAAAGATAAGTGAGTTTTTAATTCAATTTTACATAGATAAAATGCTTAATTTAAAATATGGTAGAGAAAATGTAAATATATGCAAGAATATAATACATGAAAGCGAAGTTTTTACTGATAATATTTCTAAATTAGGACTAGATTATGAAAAAGAGAAAGAGCAGATATTTATTGAGGCATTAAAAAGTTCAATAAATGATTATTATGCTGTAGCAGAGTTACAACAATTAAGTGATTCAAATCAAGTAGTTATATCTACTCCGTACTCATATATATCATACAATATGGATAGGCCAATTCAGATTTGGGTGGATATAGGTAGTAATGCATGGAATATGAAGATCGAAAAAGATATAAGTAATGTTATAGTACTTAGGAAATCATTTAAAGAAAATAAAATATATACAGACATAATGGAAGATCAGTATAAAAAGTATTATTTATACAATATGGTTTATAATTTACTTTTAGGAGCAAAAACTGTATATGCATATAAAAGTGAATATACAGTTAACGGATATATACAAGAAAGTATCTTGTACAGTTTAATATTAAAGATGTTAGATAAAGGGGATAAGTAGTATGGTGAAAATAAATTATAGAGAAGATCAATTACCAATAATATCATATGAAAGTGGAACTATGGCAGTTCCAGCAGTTCCCGGTGCGGGTAAAACTTTCATAGTTACTAATTTAGTAGCAAAATTGCTAAGGGAAAAAAAGCATGGCAATTCAAAAATATTGATACTTACCTATATGAATAGTGCTGTAAATAACTTTAAAGGACGAATAAAAAGTATATTGCAAGAAGAAGGAATAAAAGAAGAAAATTCATATGAAGTTATGACTATACATAGCTTAGCGGTAAAAATAATAAAAGAAAAACCTGAAGTAGTTATGTTAAATGAAGAGTTTAGTATTGCGGATGACTTGCAAAAAAATATTATACTAAATGAATGTATATATAAATTTAGAATGAATGGTGGAGAACGAGCTTTTCAATGGTTTTTAAAAGAGCAAAAAGATGGGCAGTGGCGAGATAGGATGGTGGATGCTTGGGAAAATGGATTCTATGATCTTATAGGAAATGCAATAGGAGATTTAAAGTATAAGGAAATTTCTCCAGAACAATTAGAAGATATTATATCAGTAGGGTATAAAGGAATACTAAAGATAGTACTACCTATATATAAGGAATATGATAAAAAACTTAAACAAAATGGTCTATTAGATTATGATGATATATTGATACTTGCATATAGAGCACTAAGAATAGATGAAAATTTAAGAGCTAAGTTTCAAAATAAATATAGATATATATTTGAAGATGAGTGTCAAGATTCAAATGAAATACAAGGTAAAATTATTAAATTAATATGTCAAGAAAGTAATAATTTAGTTAGAGTCGGTGATATAAATCAAAGTATAACAGGTACGTTTTCATCATCAGATCCTAAATTTTTTAAAGAATTTATAATGGAAGCTGATAATTGCTATAGAATGGATATGTCAAATAGAAGTTCAAAAGATATACTAGATTTAGCTAATAGGTTAGTTAGATATGTAACATCTGAATTTAAACAATCAGAATGTAGAGATGCTTTGGAAGATATGGAGATTAGAACTGTTCCAAGTGGAATGGGGTACAAAGAAAATCCTAACCCTGATGTATATAGTATAAATACAAAAAGATATCAAACTTGGTCAGATGAATTAAAGATGACTATCAAATATATAAAAGGAATAAAGAAAAAATATCCAGATAAAAGTATAGGTATTTTAGTACCATTTAATGATCAAATAACACAAGTAGCGAAAGAATTAATGGAAGAAGGAATGGATTTTGAAGAACTAGGTCCAAATGCCTTAAGTAAAAGGAAGATATTGAATTATTTATCTTATATAATTGATTTTTTAATAAACTGTGATGACATTGAAAAACTTATAGAGGTATTAGATAAAGTATTTATTCATAGTGATAATGAACAAGGTAAGAGTGATTTTATAGCAATACTTAGACAATATACTGTTGAAGATTTAATTTATGATAATGAGAAAATTAAAAACATAATAATAGATATTAGTAGCGATGTTTATAAAGGATTTTTAAATGGTATAACTATTTTAAAAGAAATATTAGAATATTCTACAGTAAGACTAGATATATTACTATTGTTTATAGGTGATAAGTTAAATTTAGAAAAAGAAGATAGGTCAATAATAGATTATTTAGCCTTTTATGTAAAATTTATATCAAATGATAATATAAACACAAATATAGTAGATGTATATAATTTATTATCTAATAATAAAAATAAAGTTTTTAATCATATAATTGAGGTTGCCTACGAGATGGATGGCTATGAACCTGAACCAGGAAGTATAACTATTTGTAATTACCATAAGTCAAAGGGATTAGAGTGGGATTGTGTATTTTTATTAGGTTTAGTAGAATTTAATTTTCCTGATAATGTAAATCAAAAATTCCAGAGTGATAAATGGTACTTAAAAGATAAATATAAAAATCCAGTAGCTGTAGTTAAGTCAGAAATAGAAGCTATCTTTACAGGTGAGCTAGCAATGAATTATATGTATAAAAGCAAAATAGATTTAATAAATGAAAAAATAAGATTACTATATGTTGGAATTACTAGAGCAAAAGAAATGCTTATATTATCATGTAGTGCATATAAAGATAAAAGTGATATAGGAAAGAAAAATAAAGAACAAAGACCGTGTATATATATAAATGAGATTGAAAGATATATAAATCAAAGGAAAAAGGATGTAAATAATAATGCATAAAAATTTAGAGAACTTTAAATATAGTCAAAACTCTATAAATACATATAAATCATGTCCTTTAAAATTTAAATATAAATATATTGAAAAAATAAATTGGAAACATGATGATTTAGAAAGTAGACAATATTATGAAAGTCTTAAAACAGGTACTGAATTTCATTTATTATGTGAAAGATATTTTAGTAATATACCATTAGGCACAAATTCAAATACTAATTTAAACTTTATAAGATGGATAGAAAAAGTTAAAAAATTAGTACCAATATTACATGAAAATATATATTTACCAGAATATGAAGTTAGCTATAATTTAAATGGAAATATAATTATAGCTAAATATGATTTATTAATAATAAAAGAAGATAGCATTGAAATTTGGGATTGGAAGACTGAGAATAAGAAAATAGATTATAAAAATGTTGAAAGTAGAATGCAGACAATAGTTTATATGTTTTTAGCAAAAGAAGTTGTTACTAAATTATTTAATTTAAGTATAGAGTTTAAAAATATAAAGATGAAGTATTATCAACCTGAATTTGATGAAGAAGAAATAACTATTTTATATAGTGAAGAAAAGTATAATCAAAGTAGAAATAAAATAATTTCATATATAGATACTATTAATTATACTAAATATGATGAAAATCAAGAAAATTGTAAATATGAATTAGTTAAAAATAAAAAGCATTGCATATATTGTGAGTTTAATAAATTATGTAATAATCAAGACATAGACTACAGTATTTTAGAGGAGGAAGTTTATGGGTGTTAAGTTTATATTAGGTAGGGGAGGTAGCGGAAAATCTACTTACATACTTAATGAAATAAAAAAAAGAGTACAAGACAATGAAACATCTCCTGTTATACTCCTAGTACCAGAACAGTATACATTTGAGATGGAAAAAAGAATGAGTAAACTTTTTTTAGGAGAAGAAAAAGATAAATATTTAAGAGCCAGAGTTTTAAGTTTTAAAACTATGAGTAGTATTGTTTTTTCTCATGTAGGTGGATTAACTGATGTTAATATAAACTCAAGTGGTAATGCTATGATGACTTATAGAGCAATAGAAAAGGTAAGTGATAATTTAGAGATATTCTCAAAATCTGCATCTCAATCTGGGTTTGTAAGTTCTATATCTGATATGATTTCAGAATTTAAGCAGTACAATATTAGTGCTGAAATGCTAGAACATATATCTTCTGATGTACATAGTGAGACTTTAAGTTTAAAGTTAAAGGATGTCAGTAAAATATATAAAGAATTTGAAGACCAGTTACATGAAAATTATGTTGATTCTCAAGATCTACTAAAATCATTAGCAGATAAATTAAGCTCGTGTGATTATTTTAATGATGCATATATTTATATAGATGAGTTTACAGGTTTTACACCAAATCAGTATAGAGCTTTAAATAGTATATTTCATAAAGCGAAAGAAGTAAGTATATCTTTAACAGTAGATAATCCTATGAATATAAGTTATAACAAAGCAGATGCATTTTCAAGGACAAAGTTTACATATCAAAAACTTATAAAGTTGTGTAATGAAGAAGGTGTAAAGTTATATCCTCCAGTAAATTTAAATAGTGATGTTATACCAAGATTTAAAGATAGTGAAGAACTTCAACATTTAGAAAAATATTATCATTCATATCCGTATAAGGTTTATGATAAGCCAACTACAAATATAAAAATAAAAGAGTTTAATAATTTATATTCAGAAGTTGAAGAAATAGCTAAGGAGATAGTAAATTTAGTTAGAGATAAAAATGTTAGATATAGAGATATAACTATAACTACAAGAGATTTAAATAAATATGACTTTTTAGTTCATTCAATATTTAATGAGTATGAAATACCAAACTTTATAGATAAAAAAAGAGAAGCTAAAAGTAACCCAATAATAGTACTTATAATATCAGCTTTAGAAATGAGAAATAGAAGATATAGTTATGAAACTATGTTTAGATATTTAAAAAGTGGGCTTATAGGAATAAGTAATGAGGATATAAGTTTATTAGAAAATTATGTTCTAGCTAATGGAATAAAGGGTAAAAAATGGTTTGAAGAAACATGGGAATACCGAATAAATCATAATATTTCAGCAGAAGAAAAAGAAGAAGAAATTGAAGTAAGACAAAAAGTAAATGAAATAAAAAATAGAGTGCTACAACCTATAATAAAATTACAAGAAAAAATAGTTGGAAAAAATAAAGTAAAAGATATTTGCACATATATATATGAATTTTTAATAGATATAGATATGCCATTAACTATAGAAAATTTAATAATGAACTTTAAAGGTAAAGGTGTGTTAGATGTAGCAAATCAGTATTCTCAGGTATGGGATATAGTTGTAGATATATTTGATCAAATGGTTGAAATAATGGGGGAAGAGAAAGTATCCTTAGATAAATTTATTAAACTTATAAGTTTAGGATTTGATGAATATGAATTAGGACTAGTTCCTCCTAGTATTGATCAGGTACTTGTAAGTAGTGTAGATAGAGTTAAAAATCCTAATACAAAATATTTATATTTAATAGGAACAACTGATGGAACATTTCCACTTATAGCAAAGGATAGTGGTCTATTAAGTGATAGCGATAGAGAAAACTTAGGTAAAAATGGTGTAGAAGTTGATATAGATAGTAAGACTAAAACATTTGAAGAACAATATTTAGTGTATAAAGCCTTAACATCAACAAGTGAAAATTTAATAGTTACATACCCAATTGCTGATCATGAAGGAAAAACAGTTAGACCTTCAGTAATTATATCAAGGCTTAAAAAGATATTCCCAAACATTGATAATCAAAGTTATTTAGTAGACATAGAAGCTAAGACAGATGAAGAAATA
Above is a genomic segment from Romboutsia lituseburensis containing:
- a CDS encoding ATP-dependent helicase; the encoded protein is MVKINYREDQLPIISYESGTMAVPAVPGAGKTFIVTNLVAKLLREKKHGNSKILILTYMNSAVNNFKGRIKSILQEEGIKEENSYEVMTIHSLAVKIIKEKPEVVMLNEEFSIADDLQKNIILNECIYKFRMNGGERAFQWFLKEQKDGQWRDRMVDAWENGFYDLIGNAIGDLKYKEISPEQLEDIISVGYKGILKIVLPIYKEYDKKLKQNGLLDYDDILILAYRALRIDENLRAKFQNKYRYIFEDECQDSNEIQGKIIKLICQESNNLVRVGDINQSITGTFSSSDPKFFKEFIMEADNCYRMDMSNRSSKDILDLANRLVRYVTSEFKQSECRDALEDMEIRTVPSGMGYKENPNPDVYSINTKRYQTWSDELKMTIKYIKGIKKKYPDKSIGILVPFNDQITQVAKELMEEGMDFEELGPNALSKRKILNYLSYIIDFLINCDDIEKLIEVLDKVFIHSDNEQGKSDFIAILRQYTVEDLIYDNEKIKNIIIDISSDVYKGFLNGITILKEILEYSTVRLDILLLFIGDKLNLEKEDRSIIDYLAFYVKFISNDNINTNIVDVYNLLSNNKNKVFNHIIEVAYEMDGYEPEPGSITICNYHKSKGLEWDCVFLLGLVEFNFPDNVNQKFQSDKWYLKDKYKNPVAVVKSEIEAIFTGELAMNYMYKSKIDLINEKIRLLYVGITRAKEMLILSCSAYKDKSDIGKKNKEQRPCIYINEIERYINQRKKDVNNNA
- a CDS encoding PD-(D/E)XK nuclease family protein produces the protein MHKNLENFKYSQNSINTYKSCPLKFKYKYIEKINWKHDDLESRQYYESLKTGTEFHLLCERYFSNIPLGTNSNTNLNFIRWIEKVKKLVPILHENIYLPEYEVSYNLNGNIIIAKYDLLIIKEDSIEIWDWKTENKKIDYKNVESRMQTIVYMFLAKEVVTKLFNLSIEFKNIKMKYYQPEFDEEEITILYSEEKYNQSRNKIISYIDTINYTKYDENQENCKYELVKNKKHCIYCEFNKLCNNQDIDYSILEEEVYGC
- the addB gene encoding helicase-exonuclease AddAB subunit AddB encodes the protein MGVKFILGRGGSGKSTYILNEIKKRVQDNETSPVILLVPEQYTFEMEKRMSKLFLGEEKDKYLRARVLSFKTMSSIVFSHVGGLTDVNINSSGNAMMTYRAIEKVSDNLEIFSKSASQSGFVSSISDMISEFKQYNISAEMLEHISSDVHSETLSLKLKDVSKIYKEFEDQLHENYVDSQDLLKSLADKLSSCDYFNDAYIYIDEFTGFTPNQYRALNSIFHKAKEVSISLTVDNPMNISYNKADAFSRTKFTYQKLIKLCNEEGVKLYPPVNLNSDVIPRFKDSEELQHLEKYYHSYPYKVYDKPTTNIKIKEFNNLYSEVEEIAKEIVNLVRDKNVRYRDITITTRDLNKYDFLVHSIFNEYEIPNFIDKKREAKSNPIIVLIISALEMRNRRYSYETMFRYLKSGLIGISNEDISLLENYVLANGIKGKKWFEETWEYRINHNISAEEKEEEIEVRQKVNEIKNRVLQPIIKLQEKIVGKNKVKDICTYIYEFLIDIDMPLTIENLIMNFKGKGVLDVANQYSQVWDIVVDIFDQMVEIMGEEKVSLDKFIKLISLGFDEYELGLVPPSIDQVLVSSVDRVKNPNTKYLYLIGTTDGTFPLIAKDSGLLSDSDRENLGKNGVEVDIDSKTKTFEEQYLVYKALTSTSENLIVTYPIADHEGKTVRPSVIISRLKKIFPNIDNQSYLVDIEAKTDEEIIDKITVKSPTFNELIKEIKECDDGKEINNIWLDVYRYYLNDNGYSDIAKKVISGLNYTNQVQRVEEQKIRSLYDTNLSVSRLERYAQCPFAYFIQYGLKAKERKEYSFTAPDLGTFIHNILDRFSKQLIIDSLDWRDIDYNYISDRVSQIVDDIVGKIPGYILESSERYKYLAHRLKNMLISAISIISEQIRQGEFEPVDYEVDFGVKGKYPPIKIILQSGEEINLRGQIDRIDEYDSENGKYIRIIDYKSGKKDLSLTDIYHGLQLQLLVYLDAILESGALRGEDVNPAAILYSRIDDPIAKFDENKDDEEIREDILKSLKMQGLLIKDSDIIKQMDKSLATGERSTSLIIPANLNKDGTLGRYTKGVTKEEFDIIRKYVKGIIKDICEDMLGGNISISPYKNKDQNSCAFCNYSAICQFDTTLKDNKYKIINKKSDDDIITQMREEVK